The region GTGGCATCGCAATGTCAGTCTGTTCTCCTCCGGCTCGTTCCACAAACGGCTGCGTTTGATTCACAACGAACTGCGTTTGCATACGCTGTGACTCCATGGCCATGCTTACGAACTCCAgatgttgctgttgttgctgttgcacATTTGGTGGGGTGAAGCTCTGTGGGTTGTAGTGTTCAGATCCCTGGCGGTAAGTTTTGTGCCATTTTGCCTGGGCATTGTACTGCTGTTGATAAGAGCTACTCCTTCCCTGGGGTTCTTGAAACTGCGCATGTGGCGGAATCTCGCCGGGTGGTTCTTCAACATACTCATTCTGGCGGCTGGCCGGAGCAGTGCTAAATCTCACAATGGCATCATCATCTTGGGCCACTGACCGAGGGCTACTCGCGCTGGCTCCTTGATCTTCGGTACCGTCCTCTGTGTCTAGCTCAGGATTGTTCTGGCGGTGATGCTGGtgttgctgctgctgttgCAATctttgttgctgctgttgttgttgtctctTCTGCAATCTTGGCGGTAAGCTTTGATTATAGGGTCGAGAATCATGATCATGTCTTCTAGAGCCTTTCCCTTTGCTTTGTGCCTGCTTGTGATACTGCTCTCTTGGTTGCTTAGACTGTGGCCTTCCGTCTCTTTGATGCGGAGATGCATCGTGCTTGGCCTGTTCAAGCTCTCTTGCAGTGGCATACTCGCCCTGTGCGTCACCTTGCTGTTGTTTCGGAGGAGAGCTGTTCTCTGTCTTTTCAGCTTTGGGATCTTGCATAGGCTGCGGTTTTGGCTTGACATCACCGTCTGGTTTGACAGGTGGTCGAGGTGGAGGTCTTTCCTGGCGAGTTTCGTCAGACTTTTGATTTTCTATAGACTTCAACggcttttggtttttggtatctgaaataaaagcaaaggAACTACAATCATAAACAACCCTATTTTCAACTTGATTTGTGGCCATTTTACCACCACGGTGACTCGCCAAAAGAactatttttttataaaacgGTCGCACTACAAGAGCTAACAACGCTGAGTGACGAATTGATTAGTGGCGAAACAACCTGGTTGCTAGATGACTAGTTTCCTTCAACCTGCCCAGCCAATCACGTTTCTAAGCAGCGCTGAATATTATGAAGCCGGGGTGTAGTTCGATGAAATCGAGCCAGAAGCACAAGTAAAACAGCGCTAGCAGGTGCCATACAGCTCATGCACGATTCTGAACCACAGCACCTGATTGACTCCTGTCAATGAATTCTTAATTATAATTAGTTTCGTTCACtatgtgtttttcttttttgggggAAATTTGCATGAGTACTCAGCTTAGTataaaaaaagccaaaaacaaaagtgaaaacgTGCAAACCTTGCTTCACAACCGTCGCAACCTGTTACAGCTGAAAAAATAACTTACACCTAACTTCACAACAGTTTACTGCTGCATCGTCTCACCTCCAAAACtaacttcaaaacaagattAAGGACATCATTGCATTGAAATAACACGTTTGGAACTCTACAGTCTGTATATGATTTTAAAGCAAACTAGCAAACCTTTTACTGTTGGAAATTTGTTGGAGAGAAAATCCCAGAGGGCTGGTTCAGTGGGTTGCCTACTTCTGTAATCTTCAATATCGCCAACGTTATCGTTTTCAGCTCTTCCTCTACCTGTATGAGGAAATACAGATACATCATCAAGCATCAAGTTATGAAgtgtttgattttcaaaacttgAAATGGGAAAGTGTGGCATCATCGCCGCCGCCGTcttcgtcgtcgtcatcatcatcatcatcatcatcatcgtcgtcacgTCCTCGTCATgatcgtcgtcgtcatcatcgtcacgttgtcgtcattatcatcctCACAATCATAATTGTCATCatcgttatcgtcatcatcatcgtcgtcacgTCCTCGTCATGATCGtggtcgtcatcattatcattacgtcatcgtcgtcgtcatcatcgtcacgttgtcgtcattatcatcctCACAATCATAAttgtcatcatcgtcgtcatcatcgatatcgtcatcatcatcgtcgtcacgTCCTCGTCATGATCGtggtcgtcatcattatcattacgtcatcgtcgtcgtcatcatcgtcacgttgtcgtcattatcatcctCACAATCATAAttgtcatcatcgtcgtcatcatcgatatcgtcatcatcatcgtcgtcacgTCCTCGTCATGATCGtggtcgtcatcattatcattacgtcatcgtcgtcgtcatcatcgtcacgTCCTCGTCATTATCATCCTCACAATCATAAttgtcatcatcgtcgtcatcatcgatatcgtcatcatcatcgtcgtcacgTCCTCGTCATGATCGtggtcgtcatcattatcattacgtcatcgtcgtcgtcatcatcgtcacgtcctcgtcattatcatcctcacaatcataattatcatcatcgttatcgtcatcatcatcgtggTCATgtcgttatcatcatcattcgTCGACATGATAAAATGGTTATTGAGAAATTATTACAACCAccataatcatcatcatcctcatcCTCATAACTACAGTCTTATGGCACCTGCTGCTTCACAGCATCgttacataattattacaagAATACTAAATCGTCAAtgtcattgtcatcattaaCCGTGACAGCACAGTCTTACTGTACCTGGTCCTTCGCGTCTTCCGCCTCGACCTCGCAGCCTGCCTCCTCCTCTGCTTGATTCCTACAGAACGACACCAAATGATGAAAGAGAGAATTCAGAAACTGTTGACAGTGCAATATTTTAGGCTATAGAAATGCATGCTGATTATTAAGTGGACAAATGTAATGTTACATCGCTGATCTAGCACACTGACATAAATGCCCAGATCTTGACAATTTCAGCTCTTCGGTAGCACTGGCAGAAGCACTAGCTGTATAGCAGGACAATAATTGTCACCTCAACTTAGTTTTAAAGTAGTCGGGTATTTAAGTACTTGTAAGAATTGATAAAGCTCAAATTGTGACGGTCATTTGCCCCTTAACGTTTAATGTATAGATACTGACGAAATACCAGGATTTCGCCTTTTACCAAGAAAAATCATATCTTTATCCCGCGCATTGAAGATACTATTCTTATCTTTCACGTGTCGGGATACTAGTGTCACCATGGTTACTAACATGATCAGCCAATTACAAGAGAGCTTCCCGCTCAGGCGTCTTTATTTCTCCTTTACAACTTTACATTCGAGTTTCATAACATTTTTTAAGACAGGTTGTACTAGAGGTGAGAATTCACGAAACCATTCAAACTGACATGCTGAAGCAACTACTTTAACATCTGGTGAGTGATGCTTAGACTAACTACATTATTTCAGAAGCTACTTGCCTGGGATCTGGGAAAAGGTTTTTCTGATCTCTCATGGTGATCCGTTCTGTTGTTGTATCTATTATCTTCAGTTTGAGAATGTCCATGTCTTGCCCTGTCATTATTTAGTGCCTCAGGATCAACAGGCGTTGGCTCTTTCTCTCGTCCTTCAGCTGAGTACTTGTTGGTTGTTCTGTCAGAATTTGACCTCTTGCTGTCACCTCTTTCATCTCTTtggtgattggtcaatttctTGATAGCGGCGTCTTTGTGATCCTGATGGACAGGTCTGTTGTTTCGCACATTATCGTATGTTCTTGCTCGCGGTGGGACATTTGAGTCTCTGCTTTTAGGACTTCGAGGTTTCTCTGCACTGCTTTGAGCAACACCATTCActgcaaaaaaagaataaagtcCATTCAAAAGTTCATTGAATGAGGTGTATACTTGGTTTATaggtaaacaaacaaataaaggaaAGGTGCTACCGCTTCGGtagttgataagagtcaaaatccgattagataacgaagatgacgtttcgagtgttggcccttcgtcgtcactttccgataagattacgaagatgagcTTTCGAGCGTTacttagcccttcgtcgtcactttccgattagattccTAAGGATTACATTTGGAGCGTTAGCGCTTCTttgtcactttccgattagattaccaagctgacgtttcaagcgttagccctttgtcattTTGCTCTGACACCAAATTTAAATGAACGAAGGGTTAAGTTTCTGGATTCACTAGGGTGCTACAATGGCGATGATGGTGAAATTATTATCACGGGAAGAAGATATCAAAGCTGACATTGTCATTCTTGAGAATTAGCTCTTTCTCTTTGATGACAGGCTAGAGATTTGAAACGTCCACTTAAGATATACACGTAGTTGGGCACTATTCTTACTTGACAAGTTAGTTACAATTCAAGGTCCGTTTCGACACCCTATCTAGTGTCTTCACCTGGGGTGATCTAAAGCTATTACATGACTCCTTTTACACactcattaaaattaataattattcttactAATGAGGTGTAAGTAAAGTAAGGGTCAGGTAAAAGGCTGTCATCATAATTTTGTCCAACTGCATAATCCACCCAACATCAGCTTTGTTACCTTTGCTATCGTCAGCTTTACAAaggttattataattattgtttgacCAAAAGCTagttatttattaatatatttcatttttaagcATTGCATAAATAGATTTGCAGATTAAAAATTAACATGGATGacagaaagatgaaaaaacaacttaaatgGCCAGGAAACCTAATAAAAGCCATTGAGGCTGGTGCGCTTAGGTTCCCTCACACAAAACTTAGGATGAATATTAATATGACAAAGATACAAAAGATACAAAGTACAGTATGAAACTTTTTATCTGTGGAAGAATTAATATTT is a window of Acropora palmata chromosome 4, jaAcrPala1.3, whole genome shotgun sequence DNA encoding:
- the LOC141878351 gene encoding uncharacterized protein LOC141878351 isoform X2 — its product is MEAKLKENGWFLSTEGVAECERACNKEKPSLQDMSKAALNLDLKQYGVKHLPNDINKAKVVTLIGPMVLQVQKLRNVSAPKSNEDSNHSPRLLKIQLTDGHLICHGLENSSIPELSLSTPPGTKVRLTGTITVQESFLLLDANNTKVLGGEVEKLKEKWELNKNLAKHSRGTEGAPPFVPFSQGIHSASETKGRNTENPKVNGVAQSSAEKPRSPKSRDSNVPPRARTYDNVRNNRPVHQDHKDAAIKKLTNHQRDERGDSKRSNSDRTTNKYSAEGREKEPTPVDPEALNNDRARHGHSQTEDNRYNNRTDHHERSEKPFPRSQESSRGGGRLRGRGGRREGPGRGRAENDNVGDIEDYRSRQPTEPALWDFLSNKFPTVKDTKNQKPLKSIENQKSDETRQERPPPRPPVKPDGDVKPKPQPMQDPKAEKTENSSPPKQQQGDAQGEYATARELEQAKHDASPHQRDGRPQSKQPREQYHKQAQSKGKGSRRHDHDSRPYNQSLPPRLQKRQQQQQQQRLQQQQQHQHHRQNNPELDTEDGTEDQGASASSPRSVAQDDDAIVRFSTAPASRQNEYVEEPPGEIPPHAQFQEPQGRSSSYQQQYNAQAKWHKTYRQGSEHYNPQSFTPPNVQQQQQQHLEFVSMAMESQRMQTQFVVNQTQPFVERAGGEQTDIAMPQEYQYVQQAQAPVQTYPVYQMRPAQIPQQQAMAAQQTVARPVVASPIVTTQVGWKKGDHCLALWRDGQYYSAKMEELMPDGLSCVVSFLDFQNSTDVVALTSLRPFPIIAWGEGGNTAPPPTGAVATVPYYAQPAPVNIVTTPQMVIPVSGHPPFHAGTRPTLVHSAAVPAQIPWQPAQPQEVRQAAFQPVMHYGTVPQTSSGDPGQAAYGVATPAGVHYVRGVKEMSGQDVYIGLPEGGRGRSSPNSSGYSKPRRSNKPTQNFYVPPRQQKFKDKG
- the LOC141878351 gene encoding uncharacterized protein LOC141878351 isoform X1, encoding MEAKLKENGWFLSTEGVAECERACNKEKPSLQDMSKAALNLDLKQYGVKHLPNDINKAKVVTQLIGPMVLQVQKLRNVSAPKSNEDSNHSPRLLKIQLTDGHLICHGLENSSIPELSLSTPPGTKVRLTGTITVQESFLLLDANNTKVLGGEVEKLKEKWELNKNLAKHSRGTEGAPPFVPFSQGIHSASETKGRNTENPKVNGVAQSSAEKPRSPKSRDSNVPPRARTYDNVRNNRPVHQDHKDAAIKKLTNHQRDERGDSKRSNSDRTTNKYSAEGREKEPTPVDPEALNNDRARHGHSQTEDNRYNNRTDHHERSEKPFPRSQESSRGGGRLRGRGGRREGPGRGRAENDNVGDIEDYRSRQPTEPALWDFLSNKFPTVKDTKNQKPLKSIENQKSDETRQERPPPRPPVKPDGDVKPKPQPMQDPKAEKTENSSPPKQQQGDAQGEYATARELEQAKHDASPHQRDGRPQSKQPREQYHKQAQSKGKGSRRHDHDSRPYNQSLPPRLQKRQQQQQQQRLQQQQQHQHHRQNNPELDTEDGTEDQGASASSPRSVAQDDDAIVRFSTAPASRQNEYVEEPPGEIPPHAQFQEPQGRSSSYQQQYNAQAKWHKTYRQGSEHYNPQSFTPPNVQQQQQQHLEFVSMAMESQRMQTQFVVNQTQPFVERAGGEQTDIAMPQEYQYVQQAQAPVQTYPVYQMRPAQIPQQQAMAAQQTVARPVVASPIVTTQVGWKKGDHCLALWRDGQYYSAKMEELMPDGLSCVVSFLDFQNSTDVVALTSLRPFPIIAWGEGGNTAPPPTGAVATVPYYAQPAPVNIVTTPQMVIPVSGHPPFHAGTRPTLVHSAAVPAQIPWQPAQPQEVRQAAFQPVMHYGTVPQTSSGDPGQAAYGVATPAGVHYVRGVKEMSGQDVYIGLPEGGRGRSSPNSSGYSKPRRSNKPTQNFYVPPRQQKFKDKG